The window TAATCATATTGATGAAGTTCCTAAATATGCGATTACCATGGGGACTGGATCGATTTTTAAAAGTCGCAAAATTATGCTATTAGCGACAGGAACTAGTAAAGCTCAAGCCATTCATGATATGGTTTATGGAAAAGTACAACCCGAAGTCCCAGCATCTATCTTACAATTTCATCATGATGTTGTTCTAATACTTGATGAGGAAGCAGCATCTTTATTACTCGATGGTGATTATAAAAGAGTATAAACATGAAGTGGGTTATGAAAATATTGATGCGATTCGCACAGTATTTTTATAAATATAAGATATCTTATGGAGGGATGAACAAATGATAAAGTTCCTACAACGTATCGGTAAATCGTTAATGTTACCAATTGCCTGCTTACCGATTGCAGGTTTAATGCTTCGTTTTGGCCAAGCAGATGTCATTGAAGCATTAGGTTTTATTCCAGGTGTTGATATGGTTTTACCATTTTTAGCAGCAGCCGGATCAGCTTTATTTAATAACTTACCACTGTTATTTGCGGTTGGTGTTGCTGTTGGGTTATCAGATGATCAAAATGGAGCAGCGGGATTAGCTGGAGTTATTTCATACTTAACGCTAACAAATGTTTGTGCAGAGTATTGGGGACAACATTATGCAGTAGATATCGTTGGAACACTAGATATTTCATTTTTAGGTGGAATCATCGCTGGTGTTATTGCAGGTTTAGCCTATAACAAGTTTAGAAACACCAAATTACCAGAATTTTTAGCCTTCTTTGGGGGACGCCGCTTTGTCCCAATTATGACAGGACTTATTTCATTTGTTGTTTCTATTCCACTAGCTATCGTTTGGCCAGTCATTCAAGGCTTTTTAGCTAACGTATCCATTCAAATTGCAGGATTAGGAGCATTTGGAGTTGCAGGGTACATGTTCTTTAACCGTTTATTAATTCCGTTAGGATTACATCATGTGTTAAATTCATTTTTCTGGTTCCAATTAGGAGAGTTCAATGGAGCAACCGGAGATTTAAATCGATTCTTTGCAGGCGATCCAACAGCGGGACATTTTATGGCTGGATTTTTCCCAGTTATGATGTTTGGTCTTCCAGCTCTAGCGTTAGCTATTTATTTTGCTGCTAAAAAGGAAAAACGAAAAGCAATTGGAGGAATGTTACTTTCATTAGGATTCACCGCTTTTTTAACAGGGGTAACTGAACCTCTTGAATTTTTGTTTATTTTCTTATCACCTATCTTATTAGTATTACACGCCTTACTATCAGCTATTTCAGGATTTATTGTTGATTTATTAGGCATTTTACATGGTTTTACGTTCTCAGCTGGATTTCTTGATTATATTTTAAACTTTAACTTTGCCACTAAACCATTACTTCTCTTAGTGGTTGGAGTAGTTGTAGCCATCATTTACTTTACTGTCTTTTATTTTGCAATTATTAAGTTTAACTTGCCTACTCCTGGTCGTGAGGACGACGAGGATGAATTTACAGAAAATACAGTTATTAGCGGAGATTATAAAGATCTAGCAAGACAATACGTTAAATACTTAGGTGGAATTGATAATCTTTTATCGGTAGATAATTGTGCCACGCGTTTACGTTTAGAAGTTAGTGATTCATCACTAATTGACGAAAAAGGTTTAAAATCAGTGGGTGCTCGTGGAATTGTTCATTTAAATAAAACGAATGTTCAAGTAATTGTCGGTACAAATGTAGAGTTTGTCTCAGATGCAATCAAAGCTTTACTTAAGTAAAAAAGGAGTCTCCTTGAGACTCCTTTTTATTTGAAGTTATATTAATATAGAAAGAAATTTTTCTTATAATTGATATATAGGGATGTAAAAATGGGTCGAAAATAAGAGTTTTTTTATCTACAACACTAAAAAGTATCGGATAATTAATAGTATTTTATAAAATAATGTTGTTTTTATGTATAAAATAAGATAAGATAAAATTATAAATTAAATAGGTTTTAGATAGAGGTGCGGTAATTAAGAGTACTATTGAGGAGTGAAGACGTTGATTCAATAGGAAAGGAATTCTCGCCGAAGTCTATAGCTGATACTTTAAGGCTATAGAGCTGGTGTTAAGTATAATATGCTTAACATTGTCACAATAACTATTGTGGAGAGCTATCATTCCAGATTTAAATCATCCTAACTTAATTCGGTTATATGATAAAAGTCTTGAGTGATACTCAGGACTTTTTGATTGCGATGTTAAAGTCCCTTTAATTACTGTGGAGAATTATCATTTAAGAACTGGAAGTTAAGGGTGGTACTTTTCTTTTCTGAAGGTCTTGAGTGAATGGCTCAAGACTTTTTACTTACCTCCTTAAACTAAAAGCTATTTAAACATGAAATAAAAGGAGAGAGAAATATGTTAAGCTTAAAAAGAGCAAAAACACACGAAAAAGAGGGAACCAAAGAGTTTAAAGTTCCACATACATTAGTTATTATTTCTTTTATTTTAGCGATTGTTGCTGTTGCAACTTGGGTTTTACCAGCAGGAGCTTATGATCGTATCGTTAATGATGCAGGGAGAACAGTCGTTGTTGACGGATCATTTAGTTATGTTGAACAGACACCACAAGGAATTTTTAGTTTACTACAAGCTCCATTAGAAGGAATGATGGGTGCTTCTGAAATTATCGCATTTTTATTTGTAGTTAGTGGATCAATTGCGATTATTACAAAAACTCGTGCCATTGATGCCGGAATGACAAATGCGGTCAAATCATTCAAAGGAAAAGAAATGTTAATGATTCCGGTGATCACAGGATTGTTCTCAATCGGTGGAGCTGTCTTTGGAATGACGGAAGAAGCCATTCCATTTATTACAATGCTCATTCCTTTATGCTTAGCTTTAGGGTATGATAGTATTATGGCGATGGCCATCTCTTATATGGGATGTATTGTTGGTTTTGCTACCGCAATGATTAATCCATTTTCAGTTGGTGTCGCACAAAATATTGCTAACGTACAAGCTGGATCAGGTGTTGGATATCGTACATTAGTTTGGGCTGTAACAACGATTGCTGCTACATTATTTTTAATGTGGTATGGTCGTCGAATTAAACGTAATCCAGAGTTAAGTCCAGTTTATGAAATTGATCAAGCTCGACGTGAACAATTAAAAGAATCAGAGAATGAGCATCTTGAATTTACGACTAGACATAAATTGATTTTATCGTTAATTTTACTTTGTTTAGCGGGAATTGTCGTTGGAGTTTTAAAGTTTGATTTTGGAATTTCTGAAATTGCAGCATTATTTTTAGCAACTGGGATTGTGTCTGGGCTTATTGGACGCTTAAGTTTAGATGATATGGCTAATTCATTTGTTAGCGGAGCAAAAGATATGATTGGAGCAGCTGTTGTTGTTGGGTTTGCTCGCGGGATTGTGATCTTAGCTGAAAATGGTCAAATTATCGATACGATTCTTTATCAATTATCTAATTTCATCGGTCAATTACCTTCATTAGTTGCTGGATATGTCATGTTCTTTGTTCAAATGTTCATCAATTTCTTTATCTCATCAGGTTCTGGACAAGCAGCCTTAACAATGCCGATTATGGCACCACTTGGAGAGTTAGTAGGTATTACACCACAAACATCTATTTTAATTTTCCAATTTGGTGATGGATTCTCAAATGCTATTTTCCCAACAAGTGCAGTATTAATGGCTTGTTTAGGGGTATCAGGTATTCCTTGGTCAAAATGGGTTAAATGGATTTTACCGTTACAATTAATTTTTGGAGTATTAGCTATAATCTTTATTACAGTTGCCATCTTAATGGGATGGTCATAAGGAGATGTTAGAATGAAAGAGCAGTTATTAACAATTGGGGAATCTTTAAAAGAACGTTTAGTACAAATGAATCGCTTTATTCATGATCATCCGGAACTTGGAAATCAAGAGTATCAAGCAGTTGAAACATTAACAACATTTTTAAAAGAACATAACTTTGAAATTAAATGTCCTGTAGCAGGATTAGAGACGGCATTTGAAGCTGTTTATGATAGTGGAAAACCAGGATTATCAGTCGCTTATCTTTGTGAATATGATGCGTTACCTGAACTAGGACATGGATGCGGTCATAATATGATCGGTGTGATTAGTGTTGGGGCAGGGGTAGCTCTTAGCAAAGTAATCGATGAAGTGGGTGGAAAAGTTTATGTCTTTGGTACACCAGCAGAAGAAACAAATGGTGCTAAAGTAACGATGACAGAAGCAGGGGTCTTTAATGGATTAGATGCGGTCATGATGGTTCATCCTTCTGGCTATACAACAGAAAGTGGAACTTCACTTGCAATGGAAGCTTTACAATTTGATTATACAGGGCGTCCTTCACATGCCGCAGCATCTCCTGAAGATGGAATTAATGCTTTAAATGCAGTCATTCAATTATTTAATGGTGTTGATGCGTTACGTCAACACGTAACATCAGATGTAAGAATGCATGGAATCATTACAAATGGTGGGGTCGCTGCTAACATTGTACCTGAACATGCAACAGCACAATTTTATATTCGCGCAGCTACTAAAGAATACTTAGCAGTTGTTAAGGAAAAAGTGTTAGGGATTGCTCAAGGAGCAGCTTTAATGACAGGAGCAACGTTAGAAGTAAGTAACTATGAGTTATCTTACGATGATTTAAAAACAAATGAGATTCTTTCACAAACGTTTAACGAAAATATTCGTTCACTAGGAATTAAAGAAATTCATCCACATAAATCAAGTACTGGATCAGTGGATATCGGAAATATTAGTAATATTTGTCCAACCATCCATCCTTATATCGGTATTGCTGATTGTGAAATTACAGGACATTCACAACAAATGGTTGATGCAACAGTAACGGACTTAGCACATGAACGTCTAGTCATTGCAGCAGTTGCTTTAGCTTACACAGGATATGATGTATTATCTGGAGCAGTTAAGCTAAAATAATAAAAAACCACCTTTTTAAGGTGGTTTTTACATATATATAAAAATAGTAGAAATATGAGGACAAAGGTGTAAATTTATTCTACTTATGATATATAATGATGAATAGATAGTTATTAGAAAGACAAAAAGTCATAGGAGGACACATGAAAATCAACTGGGATAAGAAATATAATACAATCGCTGTATATGCGTTCATTGTCGTTAGTTTAAGTATTATTTTTTATAACGTTATTTCGAAATTGGAGGCTTTTACAGGAAAACTAAATGAAATTGTGGGGATCTTTCAACCGTTTATGATTGGCTTTGTTATCGCCTATCTTCTAAACTTTATTTTAAAGTTTTACGAAGAGAAAATTTTTAAAGTAAAAGGATTAAATAAAGCAAAGAAATCTTCTATTAGAGGAATTGGTATTTTTCTTTCATATATAACGGCTGGAATTATCATTTATGTCTTTATGCAATTTGTTTTACCGCAATTGATTGAAAGTTTAGTTGGTTTAGTTAATGACATTCCTAAGTATGTAAAAGAACTAACGATCATGGTTGAAAGTCAATTGTATGATATGGATATTAATGAAGAATACATGGCGATCATCAGTAAAAAATTCACGGAATTGACAAATCTATTGATACAGGTTTTAACGAATTTATTACCGATTATCGGAAATGGTATTATGTCTGTTGCATCAAGTATTTGGAACATTGTATTAGGAATTATTATTTCTATTTACTTATTAATTGATAAAGAAAAATTCTTTGCACTTGGAAAAAAAGTGACGGCTTCATTATTTAATGAAAAACATACAAGAGTGATTTTAGATTTAGCTAAGCGCACGAATTTAACATTTGGTCGTTTTATTGGTGGAAAAATTGTTGACTCTGCTATTATTGGAGTTTTAACTTTTATCATTTTAACAATTTTTAAAATGCCCTATGTTTTATTAATTTCTGTCATCATTGGAATCACGAATGTTATTCCATTCTTCGGTCCATTTATAGGGGCTATTCCATCAGCGATTATCATTTTATTTGTTTCCCCAATTCAAGCCATTTGGTTTTTAGTCATCGTACTTGTTATTCAGCAAGTTGATGGAAACATTATCGGACCAAAAATCCTAGGAGATTCAATTGGAATTTCAGCTTTCTGGATCTTATTCTCGATTTTAGTCGCTGGAAAATTATTCGGATTAGTAGGAATGATTATTGGTGTTCCAATGTTTGCTTTAATTTATTCAATTATTAAAGATGTGATTGAAGCGCGTTTAAAATATAAAGGTCTACCAACGGAAACAACAAATTATATGGATTAAAAAAATAAAATAGAACCTATAAGCTAGACACTTAAAAAAAGTGTGAGCTTATAGGTTCTTTTATTTTATAATAGAATAAAGACAACTTTAGAGAAGAATGGTGAAGAAAATGAGTCAAAAAACATTTACTGAAAAAGAGATGAAGCTGTTAACTAAAAACCCCTATGTTAAAAAAGTATCCGACAAATCAATCACTTACAGCGATGAATTTAAAGAGTTAGTCGTCCGACAAATCCATGAGTCAAAAACACCGAGAATGATCTTTGAACAAGCAGGATTTGATATTGACATCATAGGAATGAAACGGATTGAAGCGGCTGCTTCACGTTGGAAGAAGGCTTATCGAATGTCAGGCATATTAGGATTGAAAGATACCCGTCAAACGAACTCTGGAAGACGATAAAATAGAGAGTTAACAGATAAAGAAAAAATGGCTAAGCTTGAAGCTAAAATGAAGTTATTAGAGGCTGAAAATGAATTGTTAAAAAAGGTCTATTTGATGGAAAGGGGGTTACTCAAGTAGTTAAGTCCCTGACGACTGCTCAAAAATATGAGTTAATTCACCAAGTGATTGAACGCTTTAACTTAACTGGCGTTATTCACTATTTTTGTGATACCCTAAACGTCTCTCGTTCAGGGTATTATCGTTATTTCAGTGAATCAGCTAAATATCATCGATTGAAACGTGAAGAGGATGACTTAAAGGTTCGTGATGTTATCTTAAATGTATTCCATCGACGTGGTTATAAAAAAGGTTCTCGTCAAATTAAGATGACATTAGAGAATGAACTGGGGATTATTTATAGTCTGAAACGAATTAGACGTATCATGAGAAAGTTCGATATCATCTGCCCACATCGCCGAAAAAATCCTTATAAAAAAATAGTTAAAGGGACAGAAGAACACCGAGTCGTTCCTAATCGTTTAAATCGTGAATTCCGACAAGAGGTTCCTGGTAAAGTGTTATTGACCGATATTACGTATGTTTATTACGGAAAGGGGCAATTAGCTTACTTATCCACGATTTTAGATGGTTCTACGAATGAAATTTTATCTTATCATGTTTCAGATCATCTTAAAATGCCACTTGTGACAGAGACGATTGAAAAATTATTTAGGAATAAACGAATTCCCCTTCATCCAGAAGCGTTTATCCACTCCGATCAAGGGGCCCATTACACCAGTCCAACGTTCCAAAATTTATTAAAGAAAAAAGGATTAGGACAATCCATGTCCAGAAAGGGAAATTGTTGGGATAATGCCCCCCAAGAATCATTCTTTGGGCATTTTAAAGATGAAGCCTTACTTAAAGAATGCCAGAACTTAGAAGAGTTAAAACGCGAAATTAAACGCTATATGATGTACCATAATACAGCTCGATATCAGTGGAATTTAAAAAAGATGACTCCTGTAGGATACAGAAATCATCTTTTAAATGCAGCATAACTCATGTTTTTTTAAATGTCCTTGACATAGGTTCCAGATTAAAAGCACATCGTGCTTTTTTTTTTATATCATGATCGCCAATCTTTTTTGATTAGATGTGAGTTTTTTTCAATTTGTATATGGATGATTTTTTTATGTTGAAAATACTGACTATTTTGTTATACGATAAAAAAAGAAAAATATTCTAAAAATTAGTTTGAAAAAAATAGGGGGATTTAAAGTGGGGGACTATAAAAGATTGTTGATGGGCTTAATTAGTGGTTTTTCTTTAATTCTTTTAAATCATGGGATGATTAAAGAGAGTATTAATGAGGTATCTTTATTATTTGATCCAAGTAAAACAGATACGCTATTATTTGATGTAGGGATATGGCTCTCA of the Turicibacter sp. TJ11 genome contains:
- the nagE gene encoding N-acetylglucosamine-specific PTS transporter subunit IIBC, yielding MIKFLQRIGKSLMLPIACLPIAGLMLRFGQADVIEALGFIPGVDMVLPFLAAAGSALFNNLPLLFAVGVAVGLSDDQNGAAGLAGVISYLTLTNVCAEYWGQHYAVDIVGTLDISFLGGIIAGVIAGLAYNKFRNTKLPEFLAFFGGRRFVPIMTGLISFVVSIPLAIVWPVIQGFLANVSIQIAGLGAFGVAGYMFFNRLLIPLGLHHVLNSFFWFQLGEFNGATGDLNRFFAGDPTAGHFMAGFFPVMMFGLPALALAIYFAAKKEKRKAIGGMLLSLGFTAFLTGVTEPLEFLFIFLSPILLVLHALLSAISGFIVDLLGILHGFTFSAGFLDYILNFNFATKPLLLLVVGVVVAIIYFTVFYFAIIKFNLPTPGREDDEDEFTENTVISGDYKDLARQYVKYLGGIDNLLSVDNCATRLRLEVSDSSLIDEKGLKSVGARGIVHLNKTNVQVIVGTNVEFVSDAIKALLK
- a CDS encoding YfcC family protein, encoding MLSLKRAKTHEKEGTKEFKVPHTLVIISFILAIVAVATWVLPAGAYDRIVNDAGRTVVVDGSFSYVEQTPQGIFSLLQAPLEGMMGASEIIAFLFVVSGSIAIITKTRAIDAGMTNAVKSFKGKEMLMIPVITGLFSIGGAVFGMTEEAIPFITMLIPLCLALGYDSIMAMAISYMGCIVGFATAMINPFSVGVAQNIANVQAGSGVGYRTLVWAVTTIAATLFLMWYGRRIKRNPELSPVYEIDQARREQLKESENEHLEFTTRHKLILSLILLCLAGIVVGVLKFDFGISEIAALFLATGIVSGLIGRLSLDDMANSFVSGAKDMIGAAVVVGFARGIVILAENGQIIDTILYQLSNFIGQLPSLVAGYVMFFVQMFINFFISSGSGQAALTMPIMAPLGELVGITPQTSILIFQFGDGFSNAIFPTSAVLMACLGVSGIPWSKWVKWILPLQLIFGVLAIIFITVAILMGWS
- a CDS encoding M20 family metallopeptidase, with the translated sequence MKEQLLTIGESLKERLVQMNRFIHDHPELGNQEYQAVETLTTFLKEHNFEIKCPVAGLETAFEAVYDSGKPGLSVAYLCEYDALPELGHGCGHNMIGVISVGAGVALSKVIDEVGGKVYVFGTPAEETNGAKVTMTEAGVFNGLDAVMMVHPSGYTTESGTSLAMEALQFDYTGRPSHAAASPEDGINALNAVIQLFNGVDALRQHVTSDVRMHGIITNGGVAANIVPEHATAQFYIRAATKEYLAVVKEKVLGIAQGAALMTGATLEVSNYELSYDDLKTNEILSQTFNENIRSLGIKEIHPHKSSTGSVDIGNISNICPTIHPYIGIADCEITGHSQQMVDATVTDLAHERLVIAAVALAYTGYDVLSGAVKLK
- a CDS encoding AI-2E family transporter, which produces MKINWDKKYNTIAVYAFIVVSLSIIFYNVISKLEAFTGKLNEIVGIFQPFMIGFVIAYLLNFILKFYEEKIFKVKGLNKAKKSSIRGIGIFLSYITAGIIIYVFMQFVLPQLIESLVGLVNDIPKYVKELTIMVESQLYDMDINEEYMAIISKKFTELTNLLIQVLTNLLPIIGNGIMSVASSIWNIVLGIIISIYLLIDKEKFFALGKKVTASLFNEKHTRVILDLAKRTNLTFGRFIGGKIVDSAIIGVLTFIILTIFKMPYVLLISVIIGITNVIPFFGPFIGAIPSAIIILFVSPIQAIWFLVIVLVIQQVDGNIIGPKILGDSIGISAFWILFSILVAGKLFGLVGMIIGVPMFALIYSIIKDVIEARLKYKGLPTETTNYMD